The proteins below come from a single Saccharopolyspora sp. SCSIO 74807 genomic window:
- a CDS encoding tetratricopeptide repeat protein, which translates to MESEDSRNEPEDVVLNSVGGGVNGPVVKASRIRDVIIHQHAGPRPNLPHRIGAVPARVGCFQQRRPVDAGEFVPAGTGRVLSGLGGVGKTQLAAELAEHLWFEGEIELLVWVAASSREAITSAYAAAAAELGWDPDGNPERGPERFLAGLASSSWRWLVVLDDLRSPGDATGLWPPDRPQGRTLATTRRRDAALVHDRRELVDIGVFTAEQSLAYLTARLANRPQGAESAAELTGAEGAADFAGAEGAAELAADLGHLPLALAQAAAYLLDEDLDCHEYRALLADRSRRLADVLPEQEALPDEQVDPVTATLALSVELAGRLRPVGLAPKVLEVAAMLDPQGIPAEVFTSTAVRAYLERVTGDAVDQHAVRSALRCLHRLNLITEDSGANSRRVRVHALVQRAARDQLTADQLGALVHSAADGLYETWPRERSGDLIPTLRTNTEALHPHAPGHLYECCCHPLLFLVGASLGRSGAVTAAVEHFQRMRETAARYSDPEQHGVLTIRLELAWWRGVAGDLDAAVADTEQVADVRAQAFGPDSPAALEARVNLARLRSESGDVAGGLAELNSVVPVLIRVLGADHDDTLSARVCLANDQASLGDIAGSVTAMEVLLADMLRTREKQDPGVLSVRHSLALRHGEAGHVQQAAAEFGELLEDRLQVHGPDHPNTLQTRGLLATYRARAGEPEHAVEELEILVQDRLRVQGPDHPDTLSTRDELATQRAAAGDARGALEEMEGLLPDALRALGRLHPTTLSIRQALAIRRGEAGDPHGAVELFADLVPDTQRVLDPRAPNALAARHNFAFWQAEAGDTAQALAELESLLPEMLQVLGEDHPHTRATRLNIDRLRGED; encoded by the coding sequence GTGGAGAGCGAGGATTCGCGGAACGAGCCGGAAGACGTCGTGCTGAACTCGGTCGGTGGCGGAGTCAACGGCCCGGTGGTTAAGGCGAGCCGTATCCGGGACGTGATCATCCACCAGCACGCCGGTCCGCGGCCGAATCTGCCGCACCGCATCGGCGCGGTGCCTGCTCGCGTGGGGTGCTTTCAACAGCGCCGGCCGGTCGACGCGGGCGAGTTCGTGCCCGCGGGAACGGGACGAGTGCTCTCCGGCCTCGGCGGGGTGGGCAAGACGCAGCTCGCGGCCGAGCTGGCCGAACACTTGTGGTTCGAAGGCGAGATCGAGCTGCTGGTCTGGGTCGCGGCGAGCTCCCGAGAGGCGATCACCTCGGCCTACGCCGCCGCTGCCGCCGAACTCGGCTGGGACCCGGACGGGAACCCGGAGCGCGGGCCGGAACGGTTCCTGGCCGGACTCGCCTCGTCCTCGTGGCGTTGGCTGGTGGTGCTCGACGACCTGCGCAGTCCCGGCGACGCCACCGGTCTGTGGCCGCCGGACCGGCCGCAGGGCCGGACGCTCGCCACGACGCGGCGTCGCGACGCCGCGTTGGTGCACGATCGGCGCGAGCTGGTCGACATCGGCGTGTTCACCGCGGAACAGTCGCTCGCCTACCTGACGGCTCGGCTGGCCAACCGGCCGCAGGGTGCTGAAAGCGCCGCCGAGCTCACCGGTGCCGAAGGCGCCGCCGACTTCGCCGGTGCCGAAGGTGCCGCCGAGCTCGCCGCCGACCTCGGCCACCTCCCGCTGGCGCTGGCGCAGGCCGCCGCCTACCTGCTCGATGAGGATCTGGATTGCCACGAGTACCGGGCGCTGCTGGCCGATCGGAGCCGCAGGCTCGCCGACGTGCTTCCCGAGCAGGAGGCGCTGCCGGACGAGCAGGTCGATCCGGTGACCGCGACCTTGGCGCTGTCGGTCGAGCTGGCGGGGCGGCTGCGACCAGTGGGCTTGGCGCCGAAGGTGCTGGAAGTCGCCGCGATGCTCGACCCGCAAGGCATCCCCGCTGAAGTGTTCACCAGCACGGCGGTCCGCGCGTACCTGGAGCGGGTCACCGGTGACGCCGTGGATCAGCACGCAGTGCGCAGCGCGCTGCGGTGCCTGCATCGGCTGAACCTGATCACCGAGGACAGCGGCGCGAACTCGCGGCGAGTGCGGGTGCACGCACTGGTGCAGCGCGCGGCTCGGGACCAGCTCACAGCAGACCAGCTCGGTGCACTGGTGCACTCCGCAGCGGACGGGCTGTACGAGACGTGGCCGCGGGAACGTTCCGGGGACCTGATCCCTACCTTGCGCACGAACACCGAAGCGCTGCACCCGCATGCACCGGGTCATCTCTACGAGTGCTGCTGCCACCCCTTGCTGTTCCTGGTCGGGGCGAGCCTGGGCCGCAGCGGAGCGGTGACCGCCGCGGTCGAGCACTTCCAGCGGATGCGCGAGACCGCGGCGCGCTACTCCGATCCGGAACAGCACGGAGTGCTGACCATTCGCCTGGAACTCGCGTGGTGGCGCGGGGTGGCGGGCGACCTCGATGCCGCCGTCGCCGACACGGAGCAGGTGGCCGACGTCCGTGCGCAGGCGTTCGGGCCGGACAGCCCTGCGGCGTTGGAGGCCCGCGTCAACCTCGCCCGGCTGCGTTCCGAAAGCGGTGATGTGGCCGGTGGCCTGGCCGAGTTGAACAGCGTGGTGCCCGTCCTGATCCGGGTGCTCGGTGCCGATCACGATGACACGCTGAGTGCGCGGGTGTGCCTGGCCAACGATCAGGCCTCCCTCGGCGATATCGCGGGGTCCGTGACCGCGATGGAGGTGTTGCTGGCCGACATGCTGCGCACCCGCGAGAAGCAGGATCCGGGGGTGCTGAGCGTCCGGCACAGCCTGGCGCTGCGGCATGGTGAGGCCGGGCATGTCCAGCAGGCGGCAGCCGAATTCGGCGAGCTGCTCGAGGATCGGTTGCAGGTGCACGGACCGGACCACCCGAACACCTTGCAGACCCGCGGGTTGCTGGCCACCTATCGAGCGCGCGCGGGCGAGCCCGAGCACGCGGTGGAGGAGCTGGAGATCCTGGTGCAGGACCGGCTGCGGGTGCAGGGACCCGATCACCCGGACACGCTGTCCACCCGGGACGAGCTGGCCACGCAGCGCGCGGCCGCGGGCGATGCGCGGGGCGCGCTGGAGGAGATGGAAGGGCTGTTGCCCGATGCGCTGCGGGCATTGGGACGTTTGCACCCGACGACGTTGAGCATCCGGCAGGCTCTCGCCATCCGGCGCGGCGAGGCGGGCGACCCGCACGGGGCGGTCGAGTTGTTCGCCGATCTCGTTCCCGACACGCAGCGGGTGCTCGATCCACGTGCCCCCAATGCGCTGGCCGCCAGGCACAACTTCGCGTTCTGGCAGGCGGAGGCAGGCGACACCGCGCAGGCGCTGGCCGAGTTGGAGAGCCTGCTGCCCGAGATGCTCCAGGTGCTGGGCGAGGATCATCCGCACACCCGCGCGACCCGGCTCAACATCGACCGGCTGCGGGGCGAGGACTGA
- a CDS encoding peptide deformylase, producing the protein MTGQPKADFDAAQQQDVFVAEFRRWRDVRGLSRSALAREMGYSRSYVSKVESGGEHASREFAQAADGALNAGGSLRRAWREQNAVPAPRKPPPAPPAPVEPAGGLVVEHDHAELFYDNGSYRATMRRLLVNNGQQPITRYLIRISVDRFPGDPERSNQLYRDNPLTWEEVDLQAWYGDQRQEPMRWSVQHDRDAFKEVWLLFANDSGRFPLYPGESAWIEYTYTVSDDKWGHWFRRAVRLPTRRLSVTLDFPTDLDPAVWGLHTSMTAESMPFQTAVETRYDDDRTIYSWSTEDPPMHARYRLEWHFRNHVRAARSGPPKPSETMTALGIVQEGDPMLRRPSRPFTLPAEAEDARRVINELHAATQRIAKAHTFGKGMGIAAPQIGIERAAAIVRPPGSDDLITLLNPRIIESSEQGDEQYEGCLSFFDVRCLVPRPLVVHVEHQDISGERRITIFERGIARLVAHEVDHLCGVLCLDHLLPEVHPIPVEQYRGSGANWHYPAEG; encoded by the coding sequence ATGACCGGCCAACCGAAAGCGGACTTCGACGCGGCGCAGCAGCAGGACGTGTTCGTGGCCGAATTCCGCAGGTGGCGGGATGTGCGGGGACTCTCGCGCTCGGCGCTGGCGCGGGAGATGGGCTACAGCCGGTCGTACGTGTCGAAGGTGGAGAGCGGCGGCGAGCACGCTTCCCGGGAGTTCGCCCAGGCCGCCGACGGCGCCCTGAACGCCGGTGGCTCGCTGCGCCGGGCCTGGCGGGAGCAGAACGCGGTTCCGGCGCCGCGCAAGCCGCCACCCGCTCCCCCGGCACCGGTGGAACCCGCCGGCGGTCTGGTGGTCGAGCACGATCACGCCGAACTGTTCTACGACAACGGTTCCTACCGCGCCACCATGCGGCGACTTCTGGTCAACAACGGTCAGCAGCCGATCACCCGCTACCTGATCCGGATCTCGGTGGACCGCTTTCCCGGCGATCCGGAGCGCTCCAACCAGCTCTACCGGGACAACCCGCTGACCTGGGAAGAAGTCGATCTTCAGGCGTGGTACGGGGACCAGCGCCAGGAACCGATGCGCTGGAGCGTGCAGCACGACCGGGACGCCTTCAAGGAGGTGTGGCTGCTGTTCGCCAACGACTCCGGCCGATTTCCGCTGTATCCCGGCGAAAGCGCGTGGATCGAGTACACCTACACGGTCAGCGACGACAAGTGGGGCCACTGGTTCCGGCGCGCGGTGCGACTGCCGACCCGGCGATTATCGGTGACCTTGGACTTCCCGACCGATCTGGACCCGGCGGTGTGGGGGCTGCACACCTCGATGACCGCGGAGTCCATGCCGTTCCAGACCGCGGTCGAGACCCGGTACGACGACGACCGCACGATCTACTCGTGGTCCACCGAAGATCCGCCAATGCACGCCCGCTACCGGCTGGAATGGCATTTCCGCAATCACGTGCGCGCGGCGCGCTCCGGGCCACCGAAACCGAGCGAGACGATGACCGCGCTGGGCATCGTGCAGGAAGGCGATCCGATGCTGCGCAGGCCCTCCCGGCCGTTCACGCTGCCCGCGGAGGCCGAGGACGCCCGCCGGGTGATCAACGAGCTGCACGCGGCGACGCAGCGGATCGCCAAGGCGCACACCTTCGGCAAAGGAATGGGGATCGCCGCGCCGCAGATCGGCATCGAGCGGGCCGCCGCGATCGTGCGCCCGCCCGGCAGCGACGACCTGATCACGCTGCTGAACCCGCGGATCATCGAGTCGAGCGAGCAGGGCGACGAGCAGTACGAGGGCTGCCTGAGCTTCTTCGACGTGCGCTGCCTGGTCCCGCGGCCGCTGGTGGTGCACGTGGAGCACCAGGACATCAGCGGCGAGCGGCGGATCACCATCTTCGAGCGCGGCATCGCGCGGCTGGTCGCGCACGAGGTGGACCACCTCTGCGGCGTGCTGTGCCTGGACCACCTGCTGCCGGAGGTGCACCCGATCCCGGTCGAGCAGTACCGCGGCAGCGGGGCGAACTGGCACTACCCGGCCGAGGGCTGA
- a CDS encoding response regulator transcription factor — protein sequence MTTVVLADDEALLRKALAALLPLEGEITVLAEAEDGESAVAAALRHEPDVLVIDLEMPRVDGLGAVAEIRRARPQQVVLMLTRHARPGVLRKALKLGVQGFVSKSAEPAHITSVIKTLHAGKRWIDSEVSALAVVDDCPLTDRELDVLRATRDGFSAADTAARLHLAEGTVRNYLSNAMQKTQTRTRHEAARYAREHDWL from the coding sequence ATGACCACGGTGGTGCTAGCCGACGACGAAGCCTTGCTGCGCAAAGCATTGGCGGCCCTGCTACCGCTGGAGGGCGAGATCACCGTGCTCGCGGAGGCCGAGGACGGCGAATCCGCGGTGGCCGCCGCGCTGCGGCACGAGCCGGACGTGCTGGTGATCGATCTGGAGATGCCGCGGGTGGACGGGCTCGGCGCCGTCGCCGAGATCCGCAGGGCGCGGCCGCAGCAGGTGGTCCTCATGCTCACCCGCCACGCCCGGCCCGGCGTGCTGCGCAAGGCGCTGAAGCTCGGCGTGCAGGGCTTCGTCAGCAAGTCGGCCGAACCCGCGCACATCACCTCGGTGATCAAGACGCTGCACGCGGGCAAGCGCTGGATCGACTCGGAGGTCTCCGCGCTCGCCGTCGTCGACGACTGCCCGCTCACCGACCGCGAGCTCGACGTCCTGCGCGCCACCCGCGACGGGTTCTCCGCCGCCGACACCGCCGCTCGGCTGCACCTCGCGGAGGGAACGGTCCGCAACTACCTCTCGAACGCGATGCAGAAAACCCAGACCCGCACCCGCCACGAAGCCGCCCGCTACGCCCGCGAACACGACTGGCTCTAG
- a CDS encoding TIGR02679 family protein: MGDDPGSDEVRADVRAVWGGEQLRDFWAAAREALESPRNPDRFSVALPDEQTRQAVSEVYGRSLYLGHSRIMVSKLDKVLREDTRFGLGLAQVLEILHERPVEPRESPTAARAEKRDRTTETALAALAEHGLAEREWAQPWVQWLHQYGRVAEEELDVVLRHAAGALSAMVLDPAAGEPESFTSRADLASRVGRAHELDSGTTLSRVVLRAAALAHGIDPPANERDRRALWERCGVALDEVSATVLCWALPLTGDDEWSRMVLRRGELGLPTHLTHRDLAAAPGNLVAPGTVVAVCENPRVLEAAAQEEIRHPVVCVSGQPTTVALSLLSRLRADGAALRYHGDFDWAGVSIARQLWSAHEVGLWRMSAADYREAVNLAAADRLDLPQLVGSPVETPWDPDLAELMSTASRAVEEEIVLSTLLNDLRPG; encoded by the coding sequence GTGGGCGACGACCCCGGATCGGACGAGGTGCGCGCGGACGTCCGCGCGGTGTGGGGCGGCGAGCAGCTGCGGGATTTCTGGGCGGCTGCGCGGGAAGCGCTGGAGTCACCGCGGAACCCGGACAGGTTCAGCGTCGCGCTGCCGGACGAGCAGACCCGGCAGGCGGTCAGCGAGGTCTACGGCCGGTCGCTGTACCTCGGCCACTCCCGCATCATGGTGTCCAAATTGGACAAGGTGCTGCGCGAGGACACCCGCTTCGGCCTCGGTTTGGCGCAGGTGCTGGAGATCCTGCACGAGCGGCCCGTCGAACCGCGCGAGTCGCCGACCGCGGCGCGCGCCGAGAAGCGGGACCGCACCACCGAAACCGCCCTCGCCGCGCTCGCCGAGCACGGCCTCGCCGAACGCGAGTGGGCGCAGCCGTGGGTGCAGTGGCTGCACCAGTACGGGCGGGTCGCCGAGGAAGAGCTCGACGTGGTGCTGCGGCACGCGGCCGGTGCGCTCTCCGCGATGGTGCTGGATCCGGCGGCCGGTGAACCGGAGTCGTTCACCTCGCGCGCCGACCTCGCGAGCCGCGTCGGTCGCGCGCACGAACTCGACAGCGGAACGACGCTGAGCCGCGTCGTGCTGCGCGCGGCGGCGCTCGCGCACGGCATCGATCCCCCGGCGAACGAACGCGACCGGCGGGCGTTGTGGGAGCGCTGCGGCGTCGCGCTCGACGAGGTTTCCGCCACGGTGCTGTGCTGGGCACTGCCGCTGACCGGTGACGACGAGTGGTCCCGGATGGTGCTGCGGCGCGGTGAGCTGGGTCTGCCGACGCATCTGACGCATCGGGATTTGGCCGCGGCGCCGGGGAATCTGGTCGCGCCGGGCACGGTCGTCGCCGTCTGCGAGAACCCGCGGGTGCTGGAAGCCGCCGCGCAGGAAGAGATCCGGCATCCGGTCGTGTGCGTGTCGGGGCAGCCGACGACGGTGGCGTTGTCGCTGCTCTCGCGGCTGCGCGCGGACGGGGCTGCGCTGCGCTACCACGGGGATTTCGACTGGGCGGGCGTCTCGATCGCCCGGCAGTTGTGGTCCGCGCACGAGGTGGGGCTGTGGCGGATGTCGGCGGCCGACTACCGGGAAGCAGTCAACCTCGCCGCGGCCGACCGCCTCGACCTGCCGCAGCTCGTCGGCTCCCCGGTCGAGACGCCGTGGGACCCGGACCTGGCCGAGCTGATGTCCACGGCCTCCCGCGCGGTCGAGGAGGAGATCGTCCTGTCCACCCTGCTGAACGACCTGCGCCCCGGCTGA
- a CDS encoding DegT/DnrJ/EryC1/StrS family aminotransferase, whose amino-acid sequence MSSPLAIHGGPPVLRTMAPQVPWPPIDINTAVAVTAQLYNAVSLPGRTGVVAELEIRLAEFFGVRHAVVTSSGTAALHSAYAALGLADGDEVIVPAYTSHATATPLLHLRAKPVLVDCDELGNLDPERVRAAITPFTKAIVATHMWGVPARIEALADLARQHGIALVEDGSHAHGAAIGGQRIGTFGSIAAFSTGGSKPLSGGEGGFVLTDDDDLYYRVLLHGQDGSRCRSEIPIDHPLRRYALTGTGLAHRMHPLAAALTLGQLGELDRRLGGRRQIAARVITELRELPGISVPEVPGRYAPSWYAVPLLHRPEELGGLPVDALVAALRAEGCLEVDHPRAPRPLNEHPLFDAPNRLFPNLPEGWPRYRPGQYPRAERRHRNTLTLKVPHNDPELADGYIRAFRKVITHHRTLIGPD is encoded by the coding sequence GTGAGCAGCCCGCTGGCCATCCACGGTGGGCCTCCGGTGCTGCGGACCATGGCGCCGCAGGTGCCGTGGCCGCCGATCGACATCAACACCGCCGTCGCGGTCACCGCCCAGCTCTACAACGCGGTGTCGCTGCCTGGCCGCACCGGTGTGGTCGCCGAGCTGGAGATCAGACTCGCGGAGTTCTTCGGCGTGCGCCACGCGGTCGTCACCTCGTCCGGCACCGCGGCGCTGCACTCCGCCTACGCGGCGCTCGGCCTCGCCGACGGTGACGAGGTGATCGTGCCCGCCTACACCTCGCACGCCACCGCCACGCCACTGCTGCACCTGCGGGCGAAACCGGTGCTGGTCGACTGCGACGAGCTCGGCAACCTCGACCCGGAACGGGTGCGAGCGGCGATCACTCCGTTCACCAAGGCCATCGTCGCCACGCACATGTGGGGCGTGCCCGCGCGCATCGAAGCGCTCGCCGACCTCGCCCGGCAGCACGGCATCGCGCTCGTGGAGGACGGTTCGCACGCGCACGGTGCGGCGATCGGCGGCCAGCGGATCGGCACGTTCGGCAGCATCGCCGCGTTCAGCACGGGCGGGTCGAAACCGCTTTCCGGTGGGGAGGGCGGTTTCGTGCTCACCGATGATGATGATTTGTACTACCGGGTGCTGTTGCACGGCCAGGACGGCAGCCGCTGCCGCAGCGAGATCCCGATCGACCACCCGCTGCGCAGGTACGCCCTCACCGGCACCGGCCTCGCGCACCGGATGCATCCGCTGGCCGCGGCGCTGACGCTCGGCCAGCTCGGCGAACTGGACCGGCGGCTCGGCGGCCGCAGGCAGATCGCCGCCCGCGTGATCACCGAGCTGCGCGAACTGCCCGGGATCTCGGTGCCCGAGGTGCCCGGCCGCTACGCGCCGTCCTGGTACGCCGTGCCGCTGCTGCACCGGCCGGAGGAACTGGGCGGATTGCCGGTGGACGCGCTGGTCGCCGCGTTGCGCGCGGAAGGCTGCTTGGAAGTGGACCATCCGCGGGCACCGCGGCCGCTGAACGAGCACCCGCTGTTCGACGCGCCGAACCGGTTGTTCCCGAACCTCCCGGAGGGCTGGCCGCGCTACCGGCCGGGGCAGTATCCGCGGGCGGAGCGCAGGCATCGCAACACGCTCACGCTGAAGGTGCCGCACAACGACCCGGAACTGGCCGACGGCTACATCCGCGCGTTCCGCAAGGTGATCACCCACCACCGCACGCTGATCGGCCCGGACTAG
- a CDS encoding histidine kinase, translating into MPTALPVDRRTWTGRAVQDRVRSLNLFSTLPPLIVVGVFLAFTARSWGHVVLQLVGMAAALVLAERWTADDSRRVARPCLVVTAATWLAGALTDSSAAVYGICVVVSLLIPQLPRRRLATLSGLCVFIAALGSTNLLVFGDDPGGRVFQYVVVPLLTVPVATVFALLNQKFSDLIVEREQSRQREAELAVMRERMRFASDLHDIQGHTLHVVKLKVALAEKLLDRDPGRAREELGEVHALVGDTIAQTKELAHAQRQLNLSAELENAKNLFEAAGIFVHIDREADADPHAGELLGQVLRETTTNILRHAQARQVRITLSASGITIVNDGAHETGPPELSGLSTLRQRLADNGGELEVSRRDGRFRTTATFPARPARKENR; encoded by the coding sequence ATGCCAACCGCGCTGCCGGTGGACCGCCGGACCTGGACCGGCCGTGCCGTGCAGGACCGGGTGCGCTCGCTGAACCTGTTCTCGACGCTCCCGCCGCTGATCGTCGTCGGCGTGTTCCTGGCGTTCACCGCACGCTCGTGGGGACACGTCGTCCTCCAGCTCGTGGGAATGGCGGCCGCGTTGGTGCTGGCCGAGCGCTGGACCGCGGACGATTCCCGCCGCGTCGCCCGGCCTTGCCTGGTCGTGACCGCGGCCACCTGGCTGGCCGGGGCGCTGACGGACAGCTCCGCCGCGGTCTACGGCATCTGCGTCGTGGTGTCGTTGCTGATCCCGCAGCTGCCCCGCCGCCGGCTCGCGACCCTTTCCGGGCTGTGCGTGTTCATCGCCGCGCTGGGCTCGACGAATCTGCTCGTGTTCGGCGACGACCCGGGCGGACGCGTCTTCCAGTACGTCGTGGTCCCGCTGCTCACCGTCCCGGTGGCGACCGTGTTCGCGTTGCTCAACCAGAAGTTCTCCGACCTGATCGTCGAGCGTGAGCAGTCCAGGCAGCGCGAGGCGGAGCTGGCGGTCATGCGGGAGCGGATGCGGTTCGCCAGCGACCTGCACGACATCCAGGGCCACACCCTGCACGTGGTCAAGCTGAAGGTCGCGCTCGCCGAGAAGCTGCTCGACCGCGATCCCGGCCGGGCACGCGAGGAACTGGGCGAGGTGCACGCCCTGGTCGGCGACACCATTGCGCAGACCAAGGAACTCGCCCACGCCCAGCGGCAGCTGAACCTGTCCGCGGAGCTGGAGAACGCGAAGAACCTCTTCGAGGCCGCGGGAATCTTCGTGCACATCGACCGCGAAGCCGACGCCGATCCGCACGCGGGGGAACTGCTCGGCCAGGTCCTGCGCGAGACGACGACCAACATCCTGCGCCACGCCCAAGCGCGCCAGGTGCGGATCACGCTGTCGGCCTCCGGGATCACCATCGTCAACGACGGCGCGCACGAGACCGGGCCGCCGGAACTGAGCGGGCTTTCCACGCTGCGCCAACGCCTCGCGGACAACGGCGGCGAGCTGGAGGTCTCCCGGCGGGACGGCCGGTTCCGGACCACGGCGACCTTCCCCGCCCGGCCTGCTCGGAAGGAGAACCGATGA
- a CDS encoding alpha/beta hydrolase, translating to MRKLALPVAFAAVAAATAVLVPAVSAAPAAPEELNWGPCPDTGIPTPDLECTTVQVPLDYADPDGRKIDLAISRLPSKNPDKRRGVLLTNPGGPGGAGLNYPQLLTNPAFPAPLPQGVREQYDVIGIDPRGVGHSDPVTCDLTPEQLAIGNLPYANGPADVVRQAEVAKAEARQCADSATGSMLPHMTTANTARDMDRVRAALGESKVSYLGASYGTYLGAVYTTMFPQRSDRFVLDSNLGPGGYDIEAMRGFGRGMQDRFPDFAEFAAAHPEHGLGTTPAEVTAKYHELADRLDRNPVAGYDGSIFRGMTFTLLYNDDLGTLAQGWRALDHGEDPKLPGGVPTATDNVMAARFAVVCGESDWPRSVQSYQRDVAVDRKRYPLIGAAAANISACAYWSKPAAEPQVRITDRGPSNVLMVQNERDPGTPLAGARELRSALGDRARMVTADQGGHGVYVFGANQCANNAVNDFLVTGARPEQDSSCAAESR from the coding sequence ATGCGAAAACTTGCGCTGCCGGTGGCCTTCGCCGCCGTCGCCGCGGCGACCGCGGTGCTGGTCCCGGCGGTGTCCGCCGCGCCTGCGGCCCCGGAGGAGCTGAACTGGGGGCCGTGCCCGGACACCGGCATCCCGACGCCGGACCTGGAATGCACGACGGTGCAAGTGCCCCTGGACTACGCGGATCCGGACGGCCGCAAGATCGACCTCGCGATCTCGCGGCTGCCGAGCAAGAACCCGGACAAGCGACGCGGCGTGCTGCTGACCAATCCGGGCGGTCCCGGCGGTGCGGGCCTGAACTACCCGCAGCTGCTGACGAACCCGGCTTTCCCGGCGCCGCTGCCGCAAGGCGTGCGCGAGCAGTACGACGTGATCGGCATCGACCCGCGCGGCGTCGGGCACAGCGACCCGGTGACCTGCGACCTGACACCGGAGCAGCTGGCGATCGGCAACCTGCCGTACGCGAACGGCCCGGCGGACGTCGTGCGGCAGGCGGAGGTCGCGAAGGCGGAAGCCAGGCAGTGCGCGGATTCCGCGACCGGATCGATGCTGCCGCACATGACCACGGCGAACACCGCGCGGGACATGGACCGGGTCCGCGCGGCGCTCGGTGAGTCCAAGGTGTCCTACCTCGGCGCGTCGTACGGGACGTACCTGGGGGCGGTCTACACGACGATGTTCCCGCAGCGCAGCGACCGGTTCGTGCTGGACAGCAACCTCGGCCCGGGCGGCTACGACATCGAAGCGATGCGCGGCTTCGGCCGCGGCATGCAGGACCGGTTCCCGGACTTCGCGGAGTTCGCCGCCGCGCACCCGGAGCACGGGCTGGGCACGACTCCTGCCGAGGTGACCGCCAAGTACCACGAGCTGGCCGACCGGCTGGACCGGAATCCTGTCGCGGGCTACGACGGATCGATCTTCCGCGGCATGACGTTCACCTTGTTGTACAACGACGATCTGGGCACGTTGGCGCAGGGGTGGCGCGCCCTCGATCACGGCGAGGACCCGAAGCTGCCGGGTGGCGTCCCGACCGCGACGGACAACGTCATGGCCGCGCGGTTCGCCGTGGTCTGCGGCGAGTCGGATTGGCCGCGGTCGGTGCAGAGCTACCAGCGGGACGTGGCGGTCGACCGGAAGCGGTACCCGCTGATCGGCGCGGCCGCCGCGAACATCTCGGCGTGCGCGTACTGGTCGAAACCGGCGGCAGAGCCCCAGGTGCGGATCACCGACCGCGGCCCGTCGAACGTCCTCATGGTGCAGAACGAGCGGGACCCGGGAACACCGCTGGCCGGCGCCCGCGAGCTGCGCTCGGCGCTCGGCGACCGCGCCCGGATGGTGACGGCCGATCAGGGCGGGCACGGCGTCTACGTGTTCGGGGCCAACCAGTGCGCGAACAACGCGGTGAACGACTTCCTGGTCACCGGTGCGCGACCCGAGCAGGATTCCTCCTGCGCGGCGGAATCCCGCTGA